The genomic segment CCGCTCAACGCGGCCCTCGGTGTCAATCAGCTTCTGACGGCCGGTGAAGAACGGGTGGCACTGCGAGCAGATTTCCAGGCGGAGCTCGTCCTTGGTCGAGCGGGTCTTCCAGGTGGCCCCG from the Vicinamibacterales bacterium genome contains:
- the rpmE gene encoding 50S ribosomal protein L31, producing the protein GATWKTRSTKDELRLEICSQCHPFFTGRQKLIDTEGRVERFTKKFGVQTSESRRQAEKAKKAAAKGTTEPAAPAPTA